A region from the Corylus avellana chromosome ca7, CavTom2PMs-1.0 genome encodes:
- the LOC132186061 gene encoding pectinesterase inhibitor 9-like has translation MFQSLYNLPTSMPCSQLISSVVDIFFIISMAQLSRSLLLITHFSLFFISCMVEPAFTRPSRSRAYIEASCRATRYPALCVQYLSSYANANDTIQSPKQLAQIALSVSLYRAWHTRAYMLEVEKELEASKDVDYQAVKDCLAQISDSVNQLSQSIRELHHLGHEPVGDDFFWHISNVETWVSAALTDASFCLDELPGRNIGKLKATIKGKVLNVAQATCNALALFHRYAAKYYKAASVTKKP, from the coding sequence ATGTTTCAATCTCTATATAACCTCCCCACCTCCATGCCATGTTCTCAACTAATATCCTCTGTTGTTGACATCTTTTTCATCATATCAATGGCTCAACTTAGCCGTTCTCTGCTGCTCATCacccatttctctctcttcttcatctCGTGCATGGTCGAACCGGCCTTTACTCGACCCTCTCGATCAAGGGCGTACATCGAGGCGTCGTGTCGTGCCACCCGTTATCCGGCTCTTTGTGTCCAATACCTCTCCAGCTACGCCAACGCCAACGACACCATACAGAGCCCGAAACAATTGGCTCAAATAGCCTTGTCCGTCAGCCTCTACCGTGCCTGGCACACAAGGGCATACATGTTGGAAGTGGAGAAGGAGCTTGAGGCAAGCAAGGACGTGGATTACCAAGCTGTGAAAGATTGCTTGGCACAAATCAGTGACAGTGTAAACCAGCTCAGCCAGTCTATCCGAGAGCTCCATCACCTCGGCCACGAACCCGTGGGAGACGACTTCTTCTGGCATATTAGTAACGTTGAGACATGGGTTAGTGCTGCCCTAACGGACGCCAGCTTCTGTCTCGATGAGTTACCGGGGCGCAACATCGGAAAGTTGAAGGCCACGATTAAGGGAAAGGTCTTGAATGTGGCGCAGGCCACTTGCAATGCCTTGGCCTTGTTTCACCGATATGCTGCAAAGTACTATAAAGCAGCCAGTGTCACCAAGAAGCCCTAA
- the LOC132187090 gene encoding uncharacterized protein LOC132187090: MPLLHSSARLPAPLSPHRLHFLPSTSILVNLATTSTTFITTMAFSSSSSSSSSKALADQENLLQVLKYHQQTKHAYDKYARGPHGLDWANQPNPFRRYVSAPLLPLLHFPTNTETENPSPSDAPLYSSVFVSLPPAKPISHSTISQFFYDSLALSAWKSTGYSKWSLRVNPSSGNLHPTEAYIIAPPIDSVSTSPFVAHYAPKEHSFELRAEITSGFFPKFFPQNSFLVGLSSVFWREAWKYGERAFRYCNHDIGHAIAAVAMAAAGLGWDVKLLDGLGNEELKKLMGLQCFPEFKFPSRPVRGKFPDIEFEHPDCVLLVFPSGIGRFDVNYKELSSGISEFSKLEWKGKPNSLSKEHVCWDIIYRTAEAVKKPFTVGDRFASDPFQSSGVCSEGSYKDFTVREVVRKRRSAVDMDRVTVIQRETFYQILLHCLPSGCGNRGKQRGQLALPFRALPWDAEVHAVLFVHRVARLPKGLYFLVRNEDHFDELKKSMSADFAWVKPEGCPDNLPLYELDRSSYDMLAKQVSCHQDIASDGCFSLGMVARFKTALHEKNAWMYPRLFWETGVLGQVLYLEAHAVGISATGIGCYFDDPVHKILGLKEPNFQSLYHFTVGGPVLDKRIMSLPAYPGPSIDA, encoded by the exons ATGCCACTGCTTCATTCTAGCGCCAGGCTCCCTGCTCCTCTTAGCCCCCACCGCCTTCATTTCCTTCCTTCAACCTCCATTCTCGTCAACCTCGCCACAACAAGCACAACTTTTATCACCACCATGgccttttcctcttcttcttcttcttcttcatcgaAAGCACTAGCAGACCAAGAGAACCTCTTGCAGGTCCTCAAATACCACCAGCAGACCAAGCACGCGTACGACAAGTACGCCCGAGGCCCCCACGGCCTCGACTGGGCCAACCAGCCGAACCCTTTTCGTCGCTACGTCTCCGCCCCTCTCCTCCCTCTTCTTCACTTCCCCACCAACACCGAAACCGAAAACCCATCTCCATCTGACGCCCCTCTCTACTCCTCTGTTTTCGTCTCACTCCCTCCTGCCAAACCCATTTCCCATTCCACCATTTCCCAGTTCTTCTACGACTCTCTCGCTCTCTCCGCTTGGAAATCCACTGGCTACTCCAAATGGTCTCTCCGTGTCAACCCCAGTAGCGGAAATTTGCACCCCACCGAGGCTTACATCATCGCCCCACCGATCGATTCCGTTTCTACTTCACCTTTCGTCGCGCATTACGCTCCCAAAGAGCATTCTTTCGAACTCAGAGCCGAAATCACATCTGGGTTCTTCCCAAAATTCTTTCCCCAGAACTCGTTTCTCGTCGGGCTCTCCTCCGTTTTCTGGCGCGAGGCCTGGAAGTACGGCGAGCGCGCCTTTCGGTACTGCAATCACGACATCGGCCACGCTATCGCCGCGGTGGCAATGGCCGCAGCGGGCCTTGGCTGGGATGTGAAGCTTCTGGATGGGCTTGGAAACGAGGAGCTGAAGAAGCTCATGGGGCTTCAATGTTTTCCAGAATTCAAATTCCCTTCTAGGCCCGTTAGAGGTAAGTTCCCCGATATTGAATTTGAGCACCCGGATTGCGTGCTTCTAGTTTTTCCTAGTGGAATTGGTCGATTTGACGTGAATTATAAGGAATTGAGTTCTGGGATTTCGGAGTTTTCTAAATTGGAGTGGAAGGGGAAGCCGAATTCGCTTAGTAAAGAGCATGTGTGTTGGGATATAATTTATCGAACCGCTGAGGCGGTGAAAAAGCCATTTACAGTGGGAGATAGGTTTGCTAGTGATCCATTTCAAAGTAGTGGAGTTTGTAGTGAAGGTTCTTATAAAGATTTTACGGTTAGGGAAGTTGTTAGGAAGCGTAGAAGCGCTGTGGATATGGATAGAGTTACTGTAATTCAGAGGGAGACATTTTATCAGATACTGTTACATTGCCTTCCTTCTGGTTGTGGAAATAGAGGGAAGCAAAGGGGACAGCTGGCATTGCCATTCCGGGCGCTTCCATGGGATGCCGAGGTGCATGCTGTTTTGTTTGTTCATAGGGTGGCAAGGTTGCCCAAGGGGTTGTATTTCTTGGTGAGGAATGAGGATCATTTCGATGAGCTTAAGAAGTCTATGAGTGCTGATTTTGCATGGGTGAAACCAGAGGGGTGCCCTGATAATCTCCCTCTTTATGAACTTGATAGATCTTCTTATGACATGCTTGCGAAACAGGTCTCATGCCATCAG GACATTGCTAGTGATGGCTGCTTTAGCCTTGGTATGGTGGCTCGTTTCAAGACTGCTTTGCACGAGAAGAATGCATGGATGTATCCTCGATTGTTTTGGGAAACTGGAGTTCTCGGGCAGGTATTATACCTTGAAGCACACGCGGTTGGCATCTCTGCAACTGGAATTGGTTGTTACTTTGATGATCCTG TGCATAAAATCCTTGGGTTGAAAGAACCAAACTTTCAGAGTCTATATCATTTCACTGTAGGAGGCCCTGTCCTGGACAAGCGGATTATGAGCCTACCAGCATATCCAGGCCCAAGTATTGATGCATGA
- the LOC132187418 gene encoding protein GRAVITROPIC IN THE LIGHT 1: MLPTGAKDSQLRESNSQKVHPQPMEEAMNQNPEAVEALISKLFTNISSLKSAYIQLQAAHTPYDPDKIQAADKLVIAELKNLSELKHFYREKNPKPVCVSPQDSRLAEEIQEQQSLLKTYEVMVKKFQSEIQNKDSEVYQLQQQIEEANQRRAKLEKNLKLRGLSTKESESSTDENGFFPVDLTPDLFTSAVEASFKAIHDFSKPLINMMKAAGWDLDAAAGSIEPNVLYAKRAHKKYAFESHICQRMFSGFQQENFSVKSDNLKVSKESFFHQFLALREMDPLDMLGQNPDSIFGKFCRSKYLVVVHPKMEASFFGNLDQRNHIMGGGHPRTPFYQAFLKLAKSIWLLHRLAYSFEPNVNIFQVKRGTEFSEVYMDSVVKNLMVDESDQKPKVGLMVMPGFSFGGSVIQSRVYLSGMKAAE; encoded by the coding sequence ATGCTACCAACTGGAGCAAAAGATTCCCAACTCCGTGAGAGCAACAGCCAGAAGGTCCACCCACAACCCATGGAAGAGGCCATGAATCAGAATCCTGAAGCTGTGGAAGCCCTGATATCCAAGCTTTTTACAAACATCTCCTCCCTGAAATCTGCTTACATCCAGCTTCAAGCAGCACATACTCCCTATGACCCTGATAAAATCCAAGCTGCTGATAAACTTGTAATTGCTGAGCTGAAGAACCTATCTGAACTCAAGCACTTTTACAGGGAGAAAAACCCCAAACCAGTATGTGTTTCTCCACAGGACTCTCGCTTAGCTGAAGAGATCCAAGAACAACAGAGTCTGCTGAAGACCTACGAAGTTATGGTGAAGAAATTTCAGtctgaaattcaaaataaagaTTCTGAGGTTTATCAGTTGCAGCAGCAGATTGAGGAGGCGAACCAGCGGCGGGCAAAACTGGAAAAGAATCTTAAGCTTAGGGGCTTGTCAACAAAAGAATCAGAAAGTTCCACAGATGAAAATGGATTTTTCCCTGTAGATCTAACCCCTGATCTATTTACATCTGCTGTAGAAGCTTCTTTCAAAGCCATTCATGATTTTTCTAAGCCATTGATCAACATGATGAAAGCAGCTGGTTGGGATCTTGATGCTGCAGCGGGATCGATTGAACCTAATGTCCTTTATGCAAAAAGAGCTCATAAAAAATATGCATTTGAGTCCCATATATGCCAAAGAATGTTCAGTGGGTTTCAGCAGGAAAACTTCTCCGTCAAATCAGACAATCTTAAGGTCTCTAAAGAGAGCTTCTTCCACCAATTTCTTGCTCTGAGGGAGATGGATCCATTGGACATGCTAGGCCAAAATCCAGATTcaatttttgggaaattttgCAGGAGCAAGTACCTAGTTGTGGTTCATCCAAAGATGGAAGCTTCGTTCTTTGGAAATTTAGACCAACGAAATCATATAATGGGGGGTGGGCATCCAAGGACCCCTTTTTACCAGGCTTTTCTAAAACTGGCCAAGTCAATCTGGCTTTTGCATAGGCTGGCTTATTCTTTCGAACCCAATGTGAATATCTTTCAGGTTAAGAGAGGGACCGAGTTCTCCGAGGTTTATATGGATAGTGTGGTGAAGAATTTGATGGTGGATGAAAGTGATCAAAAGCCCAAGGTTGGACTAATGGTTATGCctggtttttcttttgggggCAGTGTGATTCAAAGTCGAGTTTATCTCTCCGGCATGAAGGCTGCTGAATGA
- the LOC132187072 gene encoding ycf20-like protein, which translates to MAITFKLHKHNYQRNAMLLSPKQAVRSRVAIVCLASCFHPTTALGQKLHSKYSFFHVGQPSLVNNFKRMTWSIRSNVDRRGFDPSSTNSPNGRTRLIRAIRAVQTKVDTRIQEIRKDLPVKLLFFLVGFYCATAFATVIGQTGDWDILSAALAVVVVEGIGALMYRASLPLVSKIRSLITMFNYWKAGLSLGLFLDSFKYGIDDIFGSSDPFTFEIDLFHIIF; encoded by the exons ATGGCAATTACGTTCAAGTTGCATAAGCATAACTATCAAAGAAATGCTATGCTTCTATCTCCAAAGCAAGCTGTCAGATCGAGAGTTGCAATTGTGTGCCTTGCATCATGCTTTCATCCAACTACTGCATTGGGACAGAAACTCCACTCCAAGTACAGTTTCTTTCATGTGGGCCAACCATCTTTGGTCAACAATTTCAA GAGGATGACTTGGTCTATTAGGAGCAATGTGGATAGGCGCGGATTTGATCCTTCTTCCACAAATAGCCCCAATGGCAGAACCCGTTTAATAAGGGCCATACGAGCTGTTCAAACTAAGGTAGATACAAGAATTCAGGAGATAAGGAAAGATCTTCCAGTgaaattattgtttttcttgGTAGGGTTTTACTGTGCAACTGCCTTTGCTACTGTTATTGGGCAAACAGGTGACTGGGACATTCTATCTGCCGCCTTGGCTGTGGTTGTTGTTGAGGGCATTGGGGCTCTCATGTATAGAGCTTCTCTTCCTTTAGTGAGCAAGATTAGGAGCCTGATCACCATGTTTAACTATTGGAAGGCTGGGCTTTCACTCGGTCTCTTCTTGGATTCTTTTAAATATGGGATTGATGACATTTTTGGATCAAGTGACCCCTTCACTTTTGAAATAGATTTGTTCCACATAATCTTCTAA